Proteins encoded within one genomic window of Lactococcus garvieae:
- a CDS encoding GNAT family N-acetyltransferase gives MKDKQIMLARLQEFETKRLLFRKIELSDKEDMFEYASDPEVVQYVSFPQHTSREVTEVSIVNYFIPNRLNCWGIVDKESHKLIGSIDLRLDGDMAIFGWVLNRNFWGRGFMPEAATYLRNFAFEQLGMQVITAEHYADNAKSGRVMEKIGMRKIGQVYTYVAKEERSILCDYWAITKAEYQAL, from the coding sequence ATGAAGGATAAGCAAATAATGCTTGCTCGGCTGCAAGAGTTTGAAACAAAACGATTACTTTTTAGAAAAATAGAGCTTTCGGACAAAGAAGATATGTTTGAATATGCGAGTGACCCCGAAGTCGTTCAGTATGTTTCTTTTCCACAACATACAAGTAGAGAAGTTACAGAAGTAAGTATCGTCAATTATTTTATCCCCAATCGTTTAAACTGTTGGGGGATTGTGGATAAGGAAAGTCATAAATTGATTGGGTCCATAGACCTCCGTCTTGATGGTGATATGGCTATTTTTGGTTGGGTTCTTAACCGTAATTTTTGGGGAAGAGGATTTATGCCAGAAGCCGCTACTTATCTTAGGAACTTTGCTTTTGAGCAGTTAGGTATGCAGGTTATCACGGCTGAACACTATGCTGACAATGCAAAGTCAGGGCGTGTAATGGAAAAAATAGGCATGCGAAAAATAGGACAAGTTTATACATATGTCGCCAAGGAAGAACGCTCAATACTCTGTGACTATTGGGCAATAACCAAGGCGGAATATCAAGCCTTATAG
- a CDS encoding uracil-DNA glycosylase, translating into MKKTDWSKPLRARLSAEYFQEIITFINDVYAQGNVYPPEDKIFRAIELTSLAEVKVILVGQDPYPQPDKAQGLSFSYPASFVVNRPDSIVNIRKELLSEGFEKKDSDLTNWAEQGVLLLNAVLTVPEMKSNAHKGKIWEPLTDEIIKIASDDERPKVFLLWGGDARKKAKFINSEKHLIIESAHPSPLSASRGFFGSHPFSRANDFLESTGQKAIDWSK; encoded by the coding sequence ATGAAAAAAACAGACTGGAGCAAACCGTTAAGAGCGCGTCTTAGTGCGGAGTATTTTCAAGAAATAATAACTTTTATCAATGACGTTTACGCACAAGGAAACGTTTATCCACCTGAGGATAAAATATTTCGAGCAATTGAGTTGACATCCTTAGCAGAAGTCAAAGTTATTCTAGTCGGACAAGATCCTTACCCTCAACCAGATAAAGCACAAGGCTTAAGTTTTTCTTACCCGGCATCATTTGTTGTTAACCGTCCGGATTCGATTGTGAATATTCGGAAAGAGCTATTGAGTGAAGGCTTTGAGAAAAAAGACTCTGATTTGACAAATTGGGCAGAACAAGGAGTACTCCTACTCAATGCAGTCTTAACAGTTCCAGAAATGAAATCCAATGCCCACAAGGGAAAAATTTGGGAACCTTTAACAGACGAGATTATCAAGATTGCTTCCGATGATGAACGGCCAAAAGTCTTTCTTTTATGGGGTGGAGATGCAAGAAAAAAAGCAAAATTCATTAATTCCGAAAAACACTTGATTATTGAGTCCGCACATCCCTCACCTTTGTCTGCTTCCCGTGGCTTTTTTGGTTCACATCCATTTTCACGCGCCAATGATTTTTTAGAAAGTACAGGACAAAAAGCCATAGATTGGTCAAAATAA
- a CDS encoding HD domain-containing protein: MNMKLDENPWLTDSEFMSYVGHFLEMPELKQLDEITHHYTSTRLIHSIKVSYVSYLVCKKMGWNAKSAARAGLLHDLFYYDWRDTKFNKSHAYVHPRIAARNAAKITTLSDLEYDCIVKHMWGATLAPPRYKESWVVTLADDYVAMTEGVETARFKWKTRKYFKRHLPI; the protein is encoded by the coding sequence ATGAATATGAAATTAGATGAAAATCCTTGGTTGACAGATTCCGAATTTATGAGTTATGTTGGTCACTTTCTTGAAATGCCGGAACTGAAACAACTTGATGAAATCACACATCACTATACTTCTACACGTTTGATTCATTCAATCAAAGTAAGTTATGTGAGTTATTTAGTTTGTAAAAAAATGGGTTGGAATGCAAAATCAGCAGCCCGTGCAGGTCTTTTACATGATCTCTTCTACTACGATTGGCGCGACACTAAATTCAATAAAAGTCATGCCTATGTTCATCCACGTATTGCTGCCCGTAATGCAGCAAAAATCACTACACTTTCAGATCTTGAATACGATTGTATCGTTAAACATATGTGGGGAGCAACACTTGCACCACCCCGTTACAAAGAAAGTTGGGTAGTTACCCTTGCAGATGATTATGTTGCGATGACTGAAGGAGTAGAAACTGCGCGTTTCAAATGGAAAACACGTAAGTACTTTAAACGTCACCTCCCAATTTAA
- a CDS encoding Bax inhibitor-1/YccA family protein gives MENPFLDKHNNSQVSLNQFFARIYGIVGIGVAISALTSYLTMNVFWESAQNLVENAGIGIFIIWLLPLILIFPMQNAAMKNKPTALPMFIGFSILMGFMMSFTVVAYTASDVTLAFITTAGMFFGLSVYGRTTKRNLSGMGRAMMGMLIGLIIAGIINFFLRSPMVVFVSSIISVIVFSGLIAWDNQKIEQIYRQNNGNVNNGWAISMALSLYLDFINLFLTILRLFGFMGNSRD, from the coding sequence ATGGAAAATCCATTTTTAGATAAACACAACAACAGTCAAGTATCGTTAAATCAATTTTTTGCTCGTATTTATGGAATTGTAGGTATCGGAGTTGCGATTTCGGCACTCACATCTTATTTGACAATGAATGTCTTTTGGGAAAGTGCCCAAAACTTAGTAGAGAATGCAGGTATAGGTATATTCATTATTTGGCTCCTCCCGCTTATTCTCATCTTCCCGATGCAAAATGCAGCAATGAAGAATAAACCAACCGCTTTGCCGATGTTTATTGGCTTTTCAATCCTCATGGGCTTCATGATGAGCTTTACAGTTGTTGCCTACACAGCTTCAGATGTTACTTTAGCTTTCATCACAACTGCAGGTATGTTCTTTGGTCTCTCTGTCTATGGACGAACAACAAAACGTAACTTATCTGGTATGGGTCGTGCCATGATGGGGATGCTAATCGGTTTAATTATTGCAGGCATCATTAACTTCTTTTTAAGAAGCCCGATGGTTGTCTTCGTTTCATCAATCATTAGTGTTATTGTTTTCAGTGGTTTAATCGCTTGGGACAATCAAAAGATTGAACAAATCTACCGTCAAAATAATGGTAATGTCAATAATGGTTGGGCTATCAGTATGGCCTTGTCACTCTACCTTGACTTTATCAACCTGTTCCTCACAATTCTAAGACTCTTTGGATTTATGGGCAACAGTCGTGACTAA
- a CDS encoding Cof-type HAD-IIB family hydrolase, with amino-acid sequence MDKNTQKLIAIDLDGTTLLSDGKTISRYTKYVFKRIEELGHIICISTGRPFRMSLDIYRELELKSPMINFNGALISKPDNRNWEHTKGHYIDRSFVFDFLRHQQNFDLEFFAVEYRRKFFLNSFRNVEPKLFGVDKFHPYNRLRADRLDDNPHAVLLSTRVKDKFRLAKQIQDHYNGKVNVSGWGGPNGILEIVPKGVSKASGLKHLLKVLDIPRENLIAFGDEHNDIEMFKLAEEAYAMKNASYRLIPYATEIIPWTNDEDGVARKLEELFLK; translated from the coding sequence ATGGACAAGAACACTCAAAAGCTTATTGCCATTGACCTTGATGGAACAACACTTCTTAGTGATGGTAAAACGATTAGTCGTTATACAAAATACGTCTTCAAACGTATTGAAGAACTGGGGCATATCATCTGTATATCAACAGGCCGCCCCTTTCGTATGTCCTTAGATATTTACCGTGAGCTAGAGCTTAAAAGTCCCATGATTAACTTTAATGGTGCATTAATCTCCAAGCCTGATAATCGTAATTGGGAGCATACAAAAGGACATTATATTGATCGCTCATTTGTATTTGATTTTTTACGTCACCAACAAAATTTCGATTTAGAATTTTTTGCAGTTGAATATCGCCGCAAGTTCTTCTTGAACAGTTTCCGTAATGTCGAGCCGAAGTTATTTGGAGTGGATAAATTTCATCCTTACAACCGTCTCCGTGCGGATCGACTCGATGATAATCCGCATGCGGTCTTGCTTTCCACCCGCGTCAAAGACAAGTTCCGTCTTGCTAAACAAATCCAAGACCACTATAATGGAAAAGTCAATGTAAGTGGCTGGGGGGGACCAAACGGCATACTTGAAATTGTCCCTAAAGGAGTCAGTAAAGCTTCAGGGCTTAAACATCTGCTCAAGGTTCTAGATATTCCTAGAGAAAATTTAATTGCTTTTGGTGATGAACATAATGATATTGAGATGTTTAAACTTGCCGAAGAAGCCTACGCGATGAAGAACGCTTCTTATCGACTTATCCCCTATGCCACAGAAATTATACCTTGGACAAATGATGAAGATGGGGTGGCGCGAAAGCTAGAAGAGCTTTTTTTGAAATAA
- a CDS encoding shikimate kinase encodes MPVILIGFMAAGKSTIANALSQKNFIDLDQAIEKEIEMPIMQFFEEHGEDRFRQIERETLEAAVLSGFNVATGGGIVKLEENRKCLKKMKEVVYLKADFETLYNRILSDKENSRPLALQTRKEVEKLFQQRESFYEEVADIIIETKDKSPEEIAKEIQELK; translated from the coding sequence ATGCCAGTAATTTTGATTGGTTTTATGGCTGCTGGAAAATCGACCATCGCTAATGCTTTGAGCCAGAAAAATTTTATTGATTTAGATCAAGCGATTGAAAAAGAGATCGAAATGCCTATCATGCAATTTTTTGAAGAGCATGGGGAAGATCGATTCCGTCAGATTGAAAGAGAAACTTTAGAAGCAGCAGTACTTTCAGGTTTTAATGTTGCTACGGGTGGTGGAATTGTTAAACTAGAAGAAAATCGCAAATGTTTAAAGAAAATGAAAGAAGTTGTTTATCTCAAGGCTGATTTTGAAACGCTCTATAACCGCATCCTCTCGGATAAAGAAAACAGCCGACCTTTAGCTTTACAAACAAGAAAAGAAGTTGAAAAACTTTTTCAGCAACGAGAAAGCTTTTATGAAGAAGTGGCTGATATTATTATTGAAACTAAGGACAAAAGTCCAGAAGAAATAGCAAAAGAAATTCAGGAATTAAAATGA
- a CDS encoding Spx/MgsR family RNA polymerase-binding regulatory protein, with protein MLKIYTVTACSSSKKAKNWLTNHGIEYQEINLLTADIEKEEFLNILSLTEEGTGDILSKRSRIYKKLVSRLDKLSLGDLLNFIDENRSILRRPLIINDKCLQVGYNEDDIRKFLPRTVRRVEMADASESIRDIALGNNFKSQVG; from the coding sequence ATGTTAAAAATTTATACAGTGACAGCTTGTAGCTCATCTAAAAAAGCAAAAAATTGGTTGACTAATCATGGTATTGAGTACCAAGAGATAAACTTGCTTACTGCTGATATAGAAAAAGAAGAGTTTCTTAATATCCTTTCGTTGACAGAGGAAGGAACAGGAGATATTCTCTCAAAACGCAGCCGTATCTACAAAAAACTCGTGTCAAGATTGGATAAACTTTCCTTAGGAGATTTGCTTAATTTTATAGATGAAAACCGCTCTATCTTGCGACGCCCTCTAATTATTAATGATAAATGTCTTCAAGTGGGGTATAATGAAGACGACATACGTAAATTTTTACCTCGAACGGTACGACGTGTAGAGATGGCGGATGCGAGTGAAAGTATTCGTGATATTGCACTTGGAAATAATTTTAAATCTCAGGTGGGTTAA
- the aroA gene encoding 3-phosphoshikimate 1-carboxyvinyltransferase: MKLKTNATALTGSLTIPGDKSISHRSIMFGAIAHGQTKVHHILRAEDVLSTMKAFQALGVEIEDKDGIVCIEGKGFESLKASPEPLDMGNSGTSMRLMSGILAGLNFQTELCGDASLSKRPMDRVAIPLQHMGAKIEGKGERLLPPLKIQGGHLKPISYQLPVASAQVKSALIFAALQAEAGQVTEIIEKEITRNHTEEMLQQFGGKLSVKGKQILIPGAQRLTGQDITVPGDISSAAFWIVAALTVKDSNIELKNVGINTTRTGILDVVEAMGGNIELSEQTEMSATLKISYSSLKATKISGKLIPRLIDELPIIALLATQAEGETVIADAEELRVKETDRIAVVADILQAMGAKITPTTDGMIIKGKTSLHAPNKTIDTHGDHRIGMMTAIAALLISEGEVNLNGSQAIQTSYPSFFKDLEILMSLHRKDR, translated from the coding sequence ATGAAACTCAAAACAAACGCAACAGCTCTTACAGGAAGTTTAACTATTCCTGGAGATAAATCTATCTCACATCGTTCAATCATGTTTGGTGCTATTGCTCATGGACAAACAAAAGTTCACCATATCTTGCGGGCAGAGGATGTCCTCTCAACCATGAAGGCCTTTCAGGCACTAGGAGTTGAGATTGAGGATAAGGATGGGATAGTTTGTATTGAGGGGAAAGGGTTTGAAAGCTTGAAAGCTAGTCCAGAACCACTCGATATGGGAAATTCAGGAACTTCTATGCGCTTAATGTCAGGGATTTTAGCTGGTTTAAACTTTCAAACAGAGCTGTGTGGTGACGCTTCTCTTTCTAAACGCCCAATGGATCGTGTAGCCATTCCTTTGCAACATATGGGGGCAAAAATTGAAGGAAAGGGAGAGCGTTTGCTACCGCCTTTAAAAATTCAGGGCGGGCATTTAAAACCGATAAGTTATCAACTCCCCGTAGCATCCGCTCAGGTTAAATCAGCTTTGATCTTTGCTGCATTACAAGCAGAAGCAGGTCAAGTGACCGAAATAATTGAAAAAGAGATTACACGTAATCACACAGAGGAAATGTTGCAACAGTTTGGAGGGAAACTCTCCGTTAAGGGTAAACAGATTTTAATACCGGGCGCCCAAAGATTAACAGGTCAAGATATAACTGTTCCTGGCGATATATCCTCTGCAGCATTTTGGATTGTAGCGGCGCTGACAGTTAAAGACAGTAACATCGAGCTTAAGAATGTAGGGATAAACACAACCAGAACCGGAATTCTTGATGTAGTGGAAGCTATGGGCGGTAATATAGAACTCTCTGAACAAACGGAAATGTCAGCAACTTTAAAAATTTCCTATTCATCATTAAAAGCTACAAAAATATCAGGGAAGCTGATTCCACGATTGATAGATGAATTACCTATAATAGCACTGCTCGCTACTCAGGCTGAGGGTGAAACGGTCATTGCTGATGCAGAAGAATTAAGAGTAAAAGAAACAGATCGAATAGCCGTAGTCGCAGATATCCTGCAAGCTATGGGTGCAAAAATTACCCCTACAACAGATGGAATGATAATCAAGGGGAAAACTAGCTTACATGCTCCTAACAAAACGATTGATACACATGGAGATCATCGTATTGGAATGATGACGGCTATTGCAGCTCTGCTTATTTCAGAAGGAGAAGTAAATCTCAACGGCAGTCAGGCCATACAGACCAGCTATCCTAGCTTCTTTAAAGATTTGGAAATACTTATGAGTCTCCATAGAAAGGACAGATGA
- a CDS encoding GyrI-like domain-containing protein codes for MTKPIKIDFKKTEKEYYYPKKIETITVPEMTYLTVSGEGDPAGEAFQKAIGLLYPIAYTISMSYKKEDYKIPGFYNFVVPPLEGLWTSKEAPKEGQVLNKEELIWKIMLRMPDFVTEEVVDWAKHEATLRKREDFSSVTYEKIADGLCVQAMHIGPFAEEATTFTQMEEFAKAEGLALIHKTYHHREIYLSDFRKTVPEKLKTVLRQYAVVKDNYEVKK; via the coding sequence ATGACTAAACCTATAAAAATTGACTTTAAAAAAACGGAAAAAGAGTACTATTATCCTAAGAAAATAGAAACAATCACTGTGCCAGAGATGACCTATTTAACGGTATCTGGAGAGGGGGATCCCGCAGGAGAAGCCTTTCAAAAAGCTATTGGGTTACTTTATCCTATTGCTTATACGATTTCCATGTCTTATAAAAAAGAAGATTATAAAATTCCTGGATTTTATAACTTTGTTGTACCGCCATTAGAGGGATTGTGGACAAGCAAAGAAGCACCTAAGGAAGGTCAAGTTTTAAATAAAGAAGAACTGATTTGGAAAATCATGCTGAGGATGCCAGACTTTGTTACAGAAGAAGTTGTAGATTGGGCAAAACATGAAGCTACTCTGAGGAAAAGAGAAGATTTTTCCTCAGTTACTTATGAGAAAATAGCGGATGGGTTATGTGTACAAGCTATGCACATAGGGCCCTTCGCGGAAGAAGCAACAACCTTTACTCAGATGGAAGAATTTGCAAAAGCAGAAGGACTGGCACTTATTCACAAAACTTATCATCATCGAGAAATTTATCTTAGTGATTTCCGAAAAACTGTGCCTGAGAAATTAAAGACAGTACTTCGCCAATATGCAGTAGTTAAAGATAATTATGAGGTTAAAAAATGA
- a CDS encoding ATP-dependent RecD-like DNA helicase, whose amino-acid sequence MTEKIYFTGSIEAIFFSNPSNFYKVLLLEIDDTNSEYEDYEIVVTGTIGDLIEGDSYTFYGQMTTHPKYGEQLQVESYEKAMPTSAAGLIKYFSSEKFPGIGKKTAERIVARFPENTVDSILGSPEELEEILPMARKNSFIKRLRDNHGVEKILSKLAEYGIPSKLQFQIHELYKDETLDIIAKNPYQLVEDVKGIGFKTADQIAQELGIAADSSDRFRAGLMHVVKTEPLLTGDTYVEARELLTQTIQLLEEARQVEIKPELVAEEINHLLEDGKIQQEGTKIFENSLYFAEEGISEYLKKLIKRPMQDFSEEKILDSIEQVEKSLGITYDKLQKQAILQALQSQFFILTGGPGTGKTTIINGFIETYAQLYEIDLDPEHYNDDIFPILLAAPTGRASRRMNELTGLPAATLHRQLGLNTDEAMDMESNDLSGSLLIVDEFSMVDTWLANKLLQAIPPSMKVLFVGDADQLPSVGPGQVFADLLKITDIPSVRLDKIFRQGSESTIIDLAHEIKEGRLPADFTSRHPDRSYFEAGTGQVANLVTQVATAWKKRGNNPFELQILAPMYKGVAGINTLNTLLQELFNPLEDRQEFNFQEIHFREADKVLHLVNDAESNVFNGDLGRVIELIPAKHTESKQDEIVMDFDGQEVSYPRSEWYKITLAYAMSIHKSQGSEFSTVVVPMVSSYSRMLERNLLYTAITRAKQSLILIGEQKAFMQAVQKESANRKTYLIERFNGKTETLEKSKLQTETVTQKVFEPKVTQSEEISLFPEENTDSFTNEPYLSTALINSGEFDPLIGLTEADFMIFK is encoded by the coding sequence ATGACAGAAAAAATATATTTTACGGGTTCTATTGAAGCTATTTTCTTCAGTAATCCTAGTAATTTTTATAAAGTACTTTTGTTAGAAATTGACGATACAAATAGCGAATACGAAGATTATGAGATCGTTGTTACGGGAACGATTGGAGACCTTATAGAGGGCGACAGTTATACTTTTTATGGTCAGATGACGACTCATCCTAAGTATGGGGAGCAATTGCAAGTTGAAAGCTATGAAAAGGCAATGCCAACGAGTGCCGCTGGACTCATAAAATATTTTTCATCTGAAAAATTTCCTGGTATTGGTAAAAAGACAGCAGAAAGAATTGTGGCTCGTTTTCCAGAGAATACCGTAGACAGTATCTTAGGTTCACCAGAAGAGCTAGAAGAAATACTTCCCATGGCCCGCAAAAATTCTTTTATTAAGCGACTGAGAGACAATCATGGTGTTGAAAAGATTTTATCTAAACTTGCAGAATATGGTATACCTAGTAAACTACAATTTCAAATACATGAGCTTTATAAAGATGAAACACTAGATATTATTGCTAAAAATCCCTACCAACTTGTCGAAGACGTCAAAGGGATTGGCTTTAAAACAGCAGACCAAATTGCTCAAGAACTCGGTATTGCAGCTGACAGTAGCGATCGATTTAGAGCAGGTTTAATGCATGTAGTGAAGACAGAGCCGCTTCTTACAGGAGATACGTATGTAGAGGCTCGTGAACTTCTCACTCAAACCATTCAACTGCTCGAAGAAGCGCGACAAGTAGAGATTAAACCAGAACTTGTAGCTGAAGAAATCAATCATCTTTTAGAAGATGGGAAAATTCAGCAAGAAGGAACAAAAATCTTCGAAAACTCGCTTTATTTTGCTGAAGAGGGAATTAGTGAGTATCTCAAAAAACTCATTAAGCGGCCTATGCAAGATTTTTCGGAAGAAAAAATTCTAGATTCTATTGAGCAGGTTGAAAAGAGTTTGGGAATTACTTATGATAAGTTACAGAAGCAAGCTATTCTACAAGCCCTTCAAAGTCAGTTTTTTATCCTCACAGGTGGACCAGGTACAGGGAAAACAACCATAATTAATGGTTTTATTGAAACTTATGCACAGCTCTATGAAATTGATTTAGACCCTGAGCATTATAATGATGACATTTTTCCTATCCTTCTTGCTGCGCCTACAGGAAGAGCCAGCCGCCGTATGAACGAACTGACAGGGTTGCCAGCCGCTACTCTTCACCGTCAGCTTGGCTTGAATACAGATGAAGCGATGGATATGGAAAGCAATGACCTTTCGGGTTCACTTTTGATTGTGGATGAGTTTTCTATGGTAGATACTTGGTTAGCCAATAAACTTTTGCAAGCCATCCCACCATCAATGAAAGTTCTTTTTGTTGGAGATGCAGATCAGCTCCCTTCGGTGGGGCCGGGACAAGTATTTGCTGACTTGTTAAAGATAACTGATATTCCATCAGTAAGACTGGATAAAATTTTCCGACAAGGTTCAGAATCCACGATTATTGACTTGGCTCATGAGATTAAAGAAGGGCGACTCCCAGCTGATTTCACGAGTCGCCATCCTGACCGTTCATACTTTGAAGCAGGTACAGGGCAAGTTGCTAATCTTGTAACACAGGTAGCAACCGCTTGGAAAAAAAGAGGAAATAATCCTTTCGAATTACAAATATTAGCCCCAATGTACAAAGGTGTAGCAGGAATAAATACGCTAAATACCCTTTTGCAAGAGCTTTTTAATCCACTTGAGGATCGTCAAGAGTTTAACTTCCAAGAAATCCATTTTCGAGAGGCAGACAAGGTTTTACATTTGGTAAACGATGCAGAAAGTAATGTTTTCAATGGAGATTTAGGTAGAGTAATTGAACTCATCCCAGCAAAGCATACCGAAAGTAAGCAAGATGAGATTGTGATGGATTTTGATGGTCAAGAAGTCAGCTATCCAAGGTCAGAATGGTACAAAATTACACTGGCATATGCAATGTCTATTCATAAATCACAAGGGAGTGAGTTTTCTACAGTTGTTGTCCCTATGGTTTCTTCTTACTCAAGAATGCTCGAAAGAAATCTTCTATATACGGCAATCACGCGTGCCAAGCAGAGTTTGATTCTCATTGGGGAGCAGAAAGCCTTTATGCAAGCTGTGCAAAAAGAGAGCGCCAATCGTAAAACTTATCTGATTGAGCGCTTTAATGGTAAAACAGAAACGCTTGAAAAGAGTAAATTGCAAACAGAAACAGTTACCCAAAAAGTTTTTGAGCCAAAAGTAACACAGTCCGAAGAAATCTCTCTTTTCCCAGAAGAGAATACAGACAGCTTTACAAATGAACCATATTTGAGCACTGCTCTCATTAACTCTGGAGAATTTGACCCCTTGATTGGACTTACTGAAGCAGATTTTATGATTTTTAAATAA
- the rpsT gene encoding 30S ribosomal protein S20, with the protein MANIKSAIKRAELNVVANERNSQQKSAMRTAIKKFETAPSEDTYKAASSAIDKAATKGLIHANKASRDKSRLAAKLG; encoded by the coding sequence ATGGCTAATATCAAATCTGCAATCAAACGCGCTGAATTGAACGTTGTTGCTAACGAACGCAACTCACAACAAAAATCTGCAATGCGTACTGCAATCAAAAAATTTGAAACTGCACCAAGCGAAGACACATATAAAGCTGCAAGCTCTGCAATTGACAAAGCTGCAACAAAAGGTCTTATCCACGCTAACAAAGCTTCACGTGATAAATCACGTTTGGCAGCTAAATTGGGCTAA
- a CDS encoding histidine phosphatase family protein codes for MKLYFVRHGKTQWNLEKRLQGQKGDSPLLAESYEAIARVNKKLSQIVQFDKVISSPQPRAITTAELLTELPVAKDPRLSEWNFGQLEGQLVADALLKYPEEMFASRNELQNFDGRHFGAETVGNVLARFDSLADELRHQDAENILLVGHGASGTAGIRHLAGFPIQELRAAGGLANNSVTVLETKGQGFQMTHWNQEL; via the coding sequence ATGAAACTCTATTTTGTAAGACATGGAAAAACGCAGTGGAATTTAGAAAAAAGACTTCAAGGCCAAAAGGGAGATTCTCCCCTTTTAGCGGAATCCTACGAGGCTATTGCGCGTGTAAATAAAAAACTGTCGCAGATTGTTCAGTTTGATAAGGTTATCTCAAGCCCCCAGCCGCGAGCAATTACGACAGCAGAACTATTGACAGAATTACCGGTAGCCAAAGACCCTAGACTCTCAGAGTGGAATTTTGGGCAGTTGGAGGGCCAACTTGTTGCCGATGCCCTTCTTAAATACCCAGAAGAAATGTTTGCATCGCGAAATGAATTGCAAAATTTTGATGGACGACATTTTGGAGCTGAAACAGTTGGGAATGTTTTGGCTCGCTTTGACAGCTTGGCTGATGAACTGCGTCATCAAGATGCAGAAAATATTTTACTTGTAGGACATGGTGCTTCAGGAACAGCAGGCATACGACATTTAGCAGGTTTTCCTATTCAGGAATTACGTGCGGCAGGCGGGTTGGCCAACAATAGTGTGACTGTACTGGAAACAAAGGGTCAAGGCTTTCAGATGACTCACTGGAATCAAGAATTATGA